The candidate division KSB1 bacterium genome segment ATCCAGGCCGCCCGACAAAACCCCGTAATGCAGCGCCCTGCTGCCGAGCGTGAACAGCGGATCTTGCATGACGGCGACGGCCGGATTGAGCAGACCGGCGCGCGCGTCGCCGCGATCGGCGGCGTTGGCGAAAATCAAGTTCTGCGCCGCAACGAAACGCGCGCTCGTCAGCACCGCGGCAATGGCGATGAAATTTCGAAGTGTTTTACTCATAATTTTGCCATGGCTCTTTCACCGAATCAACACCAGTTGACCGCTCCCGACTTTTTTGCCATTATCTTCCAACAGCCATAAATACGCGCCGGGCATTAGCAGAGCGCCGCGATCGTCGCGGCCGTCCCAGCCGATTTCCAGCTCGCCGCGTCTTTGTGGCCGCAGCAAACGCACTTCCAGGCCGCGCAGGTCGTACACCCGCAGCAGCAGCGTTGCCGGATCGTAGCCGGTGAAGTGAATTTTGGCTTCATCGTTTTTGCCATCGCCGTTCGGCGTGAAGGCATTCGGCCTGGCAAAGGCGCGATTGCCCGTGGCCGTGCCGGCCAAAACGATTTTTTGCGTTTTCGTCCGGCCGGGATCACTCAAGGCGGAATAAACCAGCTTGAGCGTATCAACCCGCTCGCCGTGGCGCTGCGGCGCAAAATTCACCGCAAAAAACTGCGGATTCTGCGGGAAGATCGTCAAAGTATCCGGCAAAATTTTAAAATCACCACCTGCCGGCTGCAAGGCGCGAACAATGATGCGGCTGTCGGCGCTGCAATTGGTCACTTGCAAATCGAGACGCTTGGCCTGACCGACCGCGACTTCGCCGAAATCCAATTTCGCCGTCGCCACTTGCAGACACGGCGCGCCGTCCATCACCTTTCCCAACAAGTTCACCCCCAGGCGCTCGAGATTTTGCCGCCAATCAACGCAATAAATGTATAAGGAATCGGCGAAGCTTCTGAAATCATCGCCTTTGAACGAAACCGTCACGTTCAAGCTCTGGTCTCTTTCCAACGTCACCGGCAGCGACAGTTCGGGGTAAATCGAAAAAACGCGCAACTTGCGCGCCAGCTCGATTTGCCTGATTTCGATTTTGGCGCAGCCGGCGTTCGTGATCGTCAACTGTTCGGTTTTGGTTTCGTCGAGACGGCTGTTGAACGCGACCGCTTGATGAGAGACGTCGATCTTCGTCGTGTCGTCGCGGCCAGCCCCTTGCAGCGCCACGCGAAACAGCGCATTGGCGGCGAGGTCGGCTTGCACCAACAAAGTATCGCTTGCGGCGCCAGCCTGTCTCGGCGTAAACGACAGCGGAATCACCACCGAATCCTGCGGAAGAACTTGCTTGGGCAATTGGATGGCGCCGGAAATTTTAAAAAGCTCGCCGCGCACCGTCATGATCTGCGTCACGGTCAAATCCGACTGGCCGGTGTTGGTGATGATGCATTCGCGGGCGATGCTTTCATCCAGGCAGGCCTTGCCAAAATCGATGCGATTGGGGCCGGATAATTTGCCGGGAAGGCCATTGCCAACGCCGTTCAGCGTCACTTCAAAACGCGGCTTGACCGGATCGGAACTGGTGATGACCAGCAAAGCCTGGCGGGCGCTGGCGCGACTGGGCTTAAATTCCAAGGCCAGGCGCGAGGAGCCTTGCGGGACGATGACTGGCGGGCCGACTTCGATCACTTTAAAATCATTCGCGTGAGCGCCTTCGATCTTGACGCCGATGACGGTCAGCGGGCAATCGCCGAGGTTGTTCAAGAGATAAAAATCGCGGCGCGCGCTGTCGACGTCGGTCGGCGCAAAAGCCATGCGGCTTTGGCCGCTGATTTCCGCCGCGCTGCCGCTGCCGTGCAATTTCACTTCCAGCAGGCGGCTGTTACTGGCGTTGCTGAAAAACTGCAGCGCTGCGGTGTATTCGGCCCGCTGCTGTGGCTTGAAAAATATCGTCAGTGTTTTGCTCTGCTGCGGTTCGACCTCAAAGCGGCCGACAGCGGTTGAAAAAACTTGTTGGTGAGAAACCACGCGCACTGAGTCGACGCGGAGCACACCGCTGCCTTTGTTCGTCACCACCGCCTGCAGGCTGTCAAGGCTACCGATGCAAAGCGCCGGAAAATGATACGCCGGGGCATTCGTCGTGATGATCGCCTGCACCGATTTTGTGCCCTGGCCGCGCAAGAAAACATTCACCGTCGCTTCGTCGGAATCGTTGCTGGTGATCGACAAAGTCGCGGTAAAAAGGCCGGTGGAATCCGGGGAGAACGCCACTGTCACTGCGCTGTCTTGGTTGCAGGCCAAAACAAACGGTTGGGCAGCAACCGTAAAACGCGATGAGGAAATCGCCACCTGCGCCACCTTCAAATCAATCTCACCGAGATTACTGATGGTGAGCGGCGAGTTTTGCGTGCTGCCGACCGGCACCGCGCCGAAATCGAGCGTGTCTGTTGCCACGGCGATATCCGGCGCGGCCACGCCGCGGCCATGCAATCTGGTCAGAAATTGACGCTCACCAGACGAATTCACCACGATTCGCAGCGTGCCGCTGTATACGCCGACCGAGGTTGGCGTGAATTTCAATACGACATTCAAGCTGTCCTGCGGCGGAATAATCTGCGGCAGGCTCGGCGATGCTACTGAAAACGCGCCGGAGGTAATCAGCGAATCGACGCGGAGATCACAGCCGCCGTCGTTGCCGATGACATAGGTTTTTGCGGCCGAATCGACGCGACCGGCGCAGGTTTGAACTTCGACGGCGCCGAACTCCACCATGGGCGTAACAGCAAGAACGGGAACATCACCCTGACCGCGCAACGCAACCGTCACGGATTTTTTATTGGCGTCATTGCTGAAAATGACGAGCGCGCCCTCGGATATCACGCCGGCGACGGGTTTGAAACGAATGCGAATGGTATCGCGTTGGCCGGCGGCGACGGTAAAAGTCCGGGGGTGATCGGTGAAAAAGGCGGGATTGGAAAAAACCAGCGAGTCGACTTGCAGGTTTTTTTCGCCGGTACTGGTGACGACAACGTGCAATTGTTTCTCATTGCAAGTTTTGCCGAACGCCAGCGTCTGCGGCGTGACTTCGATGTCGGGGCGAGTCGCTACGGCGATTCCCTGCAAAACCACGACGAAGGGATTGCGCTGCCGGTCATTATTATAAATCAGCAAACGTGCTTGATACGCGCTCAAAGCCGCTGGCGCAAAGCGCACGGTGAAAGTGGCAGTATCTCCCGCCGACAAAATTTTCGGAAAGCCCGTCGTTTCGACCGAGAAAGCGGCGTTGGCGGCCTGGCCGGGCAGGCCGGCAATTTTCACGGAATCAATGCGCAGCGCGCACGCATTGCCGCTGAAAACTTTCGCCAAGTGTGTGGCGGATTTGCCCATCATCACCTCGCCGAAATGCAGTGAGTCGCTTGTGCGGGCGGTACCCGCCTGGGCGAAAATCTTGGCGCCCAGACCGCTGCCCTTGAGCGCCACGCTGGCATTGCCGGCGTTGCTATGAATCGTCAGCGTTTCGCTATACGAAACGACATCAGCGGGCGTGAATTTGACCGGCACAATTTTTTGGGCACCGGCCGGCAACATAAAGCCGCTGGAATCAATTTGGAAAACTCCGGCGGACGTCGCCGACTGCGAGGCCGTGAGACGATTCACTTGCAAATCAGCGTTGCCTTGATTGGAAATTTTCAATCCCCGCGTCACGACGCTGCCAACGCAAACTTCGCCCCAATCGAGTTGTTGGGCCTCGAGCACCATTTTGGGCGCGCTGGCGCCGATGGCATAAAGCTTCTTGTCGCTGGCCACGTAGATGGTGCCATCGGCGCCCAGGGCCGGCGAGAACTGGCACTGAATCTCCGGCATCGACCAGCGCAAATGCCCGCCCTCCGAGGCGGAAATCAGCCCCGCGTTGTCATCGACGATGTAAATTTGATTGGCGTGATCGAGAATCAACTCGGTGAGAAATTTGCCGGCAACGGGCGAAGCCGACCAGCGCTTGCTGCCGTTGCGATTCAACGCGAACAACTCACCAGATTTGGCGCTGGCAAAATAAAGATTGCCGTCGTTGCCGAGCGCCGGCAGTTGCGCCGGGCCGAAACTGTCCGGAAAACGATAGCTCCAATGTTCGGCGCCGGAGTTGCTGATGGCGAGAACATTGGGGCTTTCGAGAGCGGTGACATAAATCAATTCAAAGCCGTCGACGATCAAGCCGTTCAGCACACCGACCGCCGAGCAATTCACCTCGAGCAGGCGCGAGCCATCCGGGCCGTAACCTTTAAGAAATTCACCGGCGACGACGTAAATCGTGCCGTCCGAGGCAATCGCCGGCGCATTACCGGGCAAGCGCCCAAGACTGACGCGCCATTTGATATTTCCATCCGGCGTAATCGCATACAAACGGCAATCCTTCGCCGCGACGTAGATCGTGCCGTCGCGGCCGATAGTCGCCGAAAGCCGAACTTCGCCTTCCAGCGCCTTGCTCCACCGCAGCGAGCCGTCGGGATTGACGGCATAAAAAATATTTTTCGTGGAGCCCAAATAAATGACGCCATCGCGCCCGACGATCGCCGGCGCGACAAACAACTCGTCGGATAATTTTTTGCCGGTAAACTGCCATTGCAGGCGCCCATCCGGTGAAACTGCATAAAGCGTGTCATTGTCATTACCGGGAATGTAGATGGTCCCGTCGCTGCCGAGCACTGGTGAGCCGAGTTTGCCGCTGCTCAAATTCAGCCTCCATTTCAACTGCGGATTCGTTGGGCCAACGACCTGCGCGCGAGCAGTCATGGAAGCATCGTGACGAGAGGCCGGCCATGCACTGGGGGCAAGACCGGCTGCGCCCGTATGGGTTTGCGCAGGTGCGGGCGCGGCGGCGAAAATGAGCAGCAGGGTGAGAAACGAAAAAAGTTTGGTCATCTCACTTTCAAAAAGGTAAAAAAGTGATTCATCTCGGCACACACGAAACGAAGCCGGAACTAAACTAATGATAACGGTTTAAAAAGCAGGCGTTTGGATTGGCGGCGTCTATCAATTTGATTTATGCAGATATTAGGCCATCTGCTTGCGATAACCCTTTGAAAAAAGAATCCCAGCTCTCGGCCAGAAGCCAAGAGGAAAAACTTCATCACACCCGCGGGCGCGATCAGTAAAATTAAATCAAAGGAAAGACGCGGGAGAGTCTTTTCCAGCGTGTAACACCTGTTTCAACAAGGGGTTGACACACTGATGTAGTCGGCTGTGAGGATCCTTCACGCATAAGTTTTTTACCGGTCGTCCTTGACCCCCTACTACCAACGAAGATGCACAGACAAGCTGTGGAGGGGGATAAAATGTTAAAAAAATTAAACTGAGTTTTCCTAACCATGAAAAAAATACCAACTTCTATGTGTGAAAGTAGATAAATTTTATCAATAATGCAAGCAGAAAATTGTAAAAACAAAGTGACATGCCGCTGAAAGTCGACAATTTCCCAAGAATTATCTCCTGCTTTCAGCGGATGAAAAATAGATGTACTTTTTACTGAGATGAAAACGCGCGACCTGAATTTGTGACCTGTTCAGCTAACCCCGTCGTCGACTCACAATCAGGCGGTAAAGATTGAAAGAGCGGCAAAGCATTCTGTAAATTGAAATCTCAAAATACAAAAAAAGTTTCACGGATGCAACAGCTTTTTTATTAAAGAAACGATTTTTTAATCCCGTAATCTTTCCAACACCGCCGCTGCTACACGCTCCGGCAGCAATTTGTTTTGGCAATCGAGGTGGCCGAGCGGGCAAAAGTTTTTGTGGCAGGGGCGGCATTCGATTTCATGCCACAGCGCGAGATGGCCGCCGGCTTGATGATAAGGAAACCAAATCCGCGGCTGACTGGGGCCAAACAAGCCAATCGTCAGCGCGCCAGCGGCCACGGCGAGATGCATGACGCCACAATCGTTCGAGACAAAGGCGCGCATCTGTTGCTGGACGCTCGCCAATTGACGCAGCGACAGCACCGGAAGCAAAATAACGGCATTGCGAGAAGCCGGAGATTTCGGCGGCGCAATTTGCCGCATGACGTCCAGAGCGATTTTCTCCTCGCCGGGGCCTTGGCTGATCAAGACCTGAACATCGTGATCGATGAGCCGGCGGGCCAATTCGGCAAAATATTTTTCCGGCCAGCGTTTATTCGGCCAGGTCGCGCCGGGATGCAAGCCGACGACGGCCCGGGAAAAGTCGAGATGATACTCACTTAAAAATTTCCGCGCCGCCTGTTTTTCTTGCTCGGTAATAAAAATCTCGGTGCGAGGCTCGCTTTTGGCGATGCCGAGCGCTTCAAGGCTGCGCCAGTGAAAATCAATCGCGTTCGGTTCATCAGCCGGCGCCGGTACGCGAACATTGTACAATTTTCCGCGCCCGCGGAAATCTCCGCCGACGCGAATTGGCGCGCCGGTGAGCCAGGTCATCAAGGCCGTGCGGGGATTGCCGAACAGATCAATGGCCAAATCAAAATGCCGCCGGCGCAATTGAGAATAAATTCGCCATTGCGCGGCAATGCTGCCTTGTGAGGGGAATGCAATCACCTCGTCGAGATGCGGATTGTGCAGCAGCAGCGGCGCGAAGGTGTCTTGCGTCAAATAACACACTTGCGCGTGCGGAAAAACTTCCTTGAGCCGCCGAATGAGCGGCGTGGTGAGAATCACATCGCCCAGGAAGCGCAACCGACTCAACAAAATGCGATGAATATTATCCCTATCTTTAATTTTCAAATCAGCCACATAAAAACAGGCGCCACGAAAAAAGAACGGCATTGATACAAAGCGTTTTCAAAAAGCTTTTTTCGTTGCAGTTCGCTTTTAGCTGCAAAATCCCAAGTAAAAGTTTATTTGGAGCGCATCTCGAACACGCCGTCCCAATCTGGCGGACGCGGTGATTGCATGAAAATATCGCAGCGGCGCAGAAATTCCCTGGCCGGGCCGTCGTCGGGTTTGAATTCCAGTACGCGACGAAATTCGGCGATGGCTTTTTGCCATTCCTGCAAACGATACAGCTCGAGGCCGCGCGCGAAATGGGTGAACG includes the following:
- a CDS encoding choice-of-anchor D domain-containing protein, encoding MTKLFSFLTLLLIFAAAPAPAQTHTGAAGLAPSAWPASRHDASMTARAQVVGPTNPQLKWRLNLSSGKLGSPVLGSDGTIYIPGNDNDTLYAVSPDGRLQWQFTGKKLSDELFVAPAIVGRDGVIYLGSTKNIFYAVNPDGSLRWSKALEGEVRLSATIGRDGTIYVAAKDCRLYAITPDGNIKWRVSLGRLPGNAPAIASDGTIYVVAGEFLKGYGPDGSRLLEVNCSAVGVLNGLIVDGFELIYVTALESPNVLAISNSGAEHWSYRFPDSFGPAQLPALGNDGNLYFASAKSGELFALNRNGSKRWSASPVAGKFLTELILDHANQIYIVDDNAGLISASEGGHLRWSMPEIQCQFSPALGADGTIYVASDKKLYAIGASAPKMVLEAQQLDWGEVCVGSVVTRGLKISNQGNADLQVNRLTASQSATSAGVFQIDSSGFMLPAGAQKIVPVKFTPADVVSYSETLTIHSNAGNASVALKGSGLGAKIFAQAGTARTSDSLHFGEVMMGKSATHLAKVFSGNACALRIDSVKIAGLPGQAANAAFSVETTGFPKILSAGDTATFTVRFAPAALSAYQARLLIYNNDRQRNPFVVVLQGIAVATRPDIEVTPQTLAFGKTCNEKQLHVVVTSTGEKNLQVDSLVFSNPAFFTDHPRTFTVAAGQRDTIRIRFKPVAGVISEGALVIFSNDANKKSVTVALRGQGDVPVLAVTPMVEFGAVEVQTCAGRVDSAAKTYVIGNDGGCDLRVDSLITSGAFSVASPSLPQIIPPQDSLNVVLKFTPTSVGVYSGTLRIVVNSSGERQFLTRLHGRGVAAPDIAVATDTLDFGAVPVGSTQNSPLTISNLGEIDLKVAQVAISSSRFTVAAQPFVLACNQDSAVTVAFSPDSTGLFTATLSITSNDSDEATVNVFLRGQGTKSVQAIITTNAPAYHFPALCIGSLDSLQAVVTNKGSGVLRVDSVRVVSHQQVFSTAVGRFEVEPQQSKTLTIFFKPQQRAEYTAALQFFSNASNSRLLEVKLHGSGSAAEISGQSRMAFAPTDVDSARRDFYLLNNLGDCPLTVIGVKIEGAHANDFKVIEVGPPVIVPQGSSRLALEFKPSRASARQALLVITSSDPVKPRFEVTLNGVGNGLPGKLSGPNRIDFGKACLDESIARECIITNTGQSDLTVTQIMTVRGELFKISGAIQLPKQVLPQDSVVIPLSFTPRQAGAASDTLLVQADLAANALFRVALQGAGRDDTTKIDVSHQAVAFNSRLDETKTEQLTITNAGCAKIEIRQIELARKLRVFSIYPELSLPVTLERDQSLNVTVSFKGDDFRSFADSLYIYCVDWRQNLERLGVNLLGKVMDGAPCLQVATAKLDFGEVAVGQAKRLDLQVTNCSADSRIIVRALQPAGGDFKILPDTLTIFPQNPQFFAVNFAPQRHGERVDTLKLVYSALSDPGRTKTQKIVLAGTATGNRAFARPNAFTPNGDGKNDEAKIHFTGYDPATLLLRVYDLRGLEVRLLRPQRRGELEIGWDGRDDRGALLMPGAYLWLLEDNGKKVGSGQLVLIR
- the waaF gene encoding lipopolysaccharide heptosyltransferase II, with translation MKIKDRDNIHRILLSRLRFLGDVILTTPLIRRLKEVFPHAQVCYLTQDTFAPLLLHNPHLDEVIAFPSQGSIAAQWRIYSQLRRRHFDLAIDLFGNPRTALMTWLTGAPIRVGGDFRGRGKLYNVRVPAPADEPNAIDFHWRSLEALGIAKSEPRTEIFITEQEKQAARKFLSEYHLDFSRAVVGLHPGATWPNKRWPEKYFAELARRLIDHDVQVLISQGPGEEKIALDVMRQIAPPKSPASRNAVILLPVLSLRQLASVQQQMRAFVSNDCGVMHLAVAAGALTIGLFGPSQPRIWFPYHQAGGHLALWHEIECRPCHKNFCPLGHLDCQNKLLPERVAAAVLERLRD